Part of the Synechococcus sp. HK01-R genome is shown below.
AGATGGCGGCTGAAGCAGGCGCTCAGATGCTCAGCAGCCTCGCGCTGGTCGGCAGGAGCTTGTTGAAGCAGCTGCTGGCGTGTGCCGATCCAGGCGGGGAAGCGCTGCCGCAGGGTGGGATCGGCTAGCAGCGACAGCAGGGTGGGGGAGAGCCCCATGGTGAGCCGGGGCTGCTGCAGCGGATCGGCTGCGGCCGCTTCCAGCACCTCGAGCAGGGGGAGGTAGCACTCGATCAGCGCCTGAAAAAACCAGTCCTCCTCCAGGGAGTCGGGCTCATTGGCGCGCACATAGGGCAGATGGGCGTGGAGAACCAGGGCCAGTGCGCCTTCGGCCACGTTCCATCCATCCAGAGCCATTGAATGTACTGTCAACTCGCGACTTCAGTCGTAGGGCCGGGAGCAGTCGCTTAGAGTGGACTAACTCATAGTCACTCCGACTAACACCTGTCGAGGCTGCTGCCATGGCCAAGGATCCCGGCCGCGTACTGATCTTCGACACCACCCTCCGGGATGGTGAGCAGTCTCCAGGCGCCAGCCTGAACCTTGAAGAGAAGCTGGCCATCGCTCAGCAGCTGGCCCGCTTGGGTGTGGATGTGATCGAGGCCGGCTTCCCCTTCGCCAGTCCTGGTGATTTTGCTGCTGTGCAACGAATCGCCCAGCAGGTGGGTGGTGATCAGGGCCCGATCATCTGCGGCCTCGCCCGTGCGTCCCGCGGCGACATCAAGGCCTGCGCCGATGCGGTGGCCCCGGCTCCGCGCCGTCGTATCCACACCTTCATTGCAACGAGCGACATCCACCTCGAGCACAAGCTGCGCAAGAGCCGCAAAGAGGTGCTGGCGATCGTTCCCGAGATGGTTGCTTACGCCCGCTCCCTCGTTGATGACGTGGAGTTCTCCTGCGAGGACGCTGGTCGCAGCGATCCGGAATTCCTGTATGAGGTGATTGAAGCCGCCATTGCTGCAGGGGCCAGCACCATCAACATCCCGGACACCGTTGGTTACACCACCCCTTCAGAATTCGGGACGCTGATCGCTGGCATCGATCAGCACGTGCCCAACATCAATGAGGCGGTCTTGTCGGTGCATGGTCACAACGACTTAGGCCTTGCTGTGGCCAACTTCCTGGAGGCAGTGAAAAACGGTGCCCGGCAGCTGGAGTGCACCATCAATGGCATCGGTGAGCGGGCGGGTAATGCGGCCCTGGAAGAGCTTGTGATGGCCTTGCATGTGCGCCGCCGCTACTACAACCCATTCTTCGGTCGCCCTGAGGATTCCCCAACGCCGCTGACGGCCGTTCGCACCGAGGAGATCACCAAAACCTCCCGCCTGGTCTCGAATCTCACCGGCATGGTGGTGCAGCCAAATAAGGCGATCGTGGGTGCCAATGCCTTTGCTCATGAGTCGGGCATTCATCAGGACGGCGTGCTCAAGAACCGGCTCACCTACGAGATCGTCGATGCGCGCACCGTCGGTCTGAGCGATAACCGCATCTCCCTCGGCAAGCTCAGCGGTCGCAGTGCCGTCCGGGCCCGTCTGGAGGAGCTCGGTTATGACCTCAGCCGTGAGGATCTCGATGAGGCCTTTGCACGTTTCAAGGATCTGGCCGATCGCAAGCGGGAGATCACCGATCGC
Proteins encoded:
- a CDS encoding 2-isopropylmalate synthase, with the translated sequence MAKDPGRVLIFDTTLRDGEQSPGASLNLEEKLAIAQQLARLGVDVIEAGFPFASPGDFAAVQRIAQQVGGDQGPIICGLARASRGDIKACADAVAPAPRRRIHTFIATSDIHLEHKLRKSRKEVLAIVPEMVAYARSLVDDVEFSCEDAGRSDPEFLYEVIEAAIAAGASTINIPDTVGYTTPSEFGTLIAGIDQHVPNINEAVLSVHGHNDLGLAVANFLEAVKNGARQLECTINGIGERAGNAALEELVMALHVRRRYYNPFFGRPEDSPTPLTAVRTEEITKTSRLVSNLTGMVVQPNKAIVGANAFAHESGIHQDGVLKNRLTYEIVDARTVGLSDNRISLGKLSGRSAVRARLEELGYDLSREDLDEAFARFKDLADRKREITDRDLEAIVSEQVQQPEARYQLKLVQVSCGSSLQPTATVTLADEEGREQTTAAIGTGPVDAVCRALNALAEVPNELMEFSVKSVTEGIDAMGEVTIRLRRDGELYSGHSADTDVVVAAAQAFVNALNRLVAGTSRSAIHPQRDTADAELRASL